A single region of the Vicia villosa cultivar HV-30 ecotype Madison, WI linkage group LG4, Vvil1.0, whole genome shotgun sequence genome encodes:
- the LOC131595931 gene encoding probable peroxygenase 5 isoform X1 codes for MDFLLKLLLCLSILYINMASSSSSQRKQLQEGFVGGIEDEKQNPVDENVLQKHAAFFDLNKDGLIYPSETYQAMREIGSGRMLATAAAVFINGALSQVTRPGKPPSPLFPIEVKNIKLAKHGSDSGVYDSEGRFVESKFEEIFIKHAHSHPNALTQDELDEFIKSNRDPKDTHGSTGGFVEWKVLYQLAKDKNGLLQKETIRGVFDGSLFEVLKKEHSKTINSTKL; via the exons ATGGACTTTCTTCTAAAACTCCTTTTGTGCTTAAGCATTCTATACATCAACATggcttcttcttcatcatcacaaAGAAAACAATTACAGGAAG GATTTGTTGGTGGTATTGAAGATGAGAAACAAAATCCAGTTGATGAAAATGTTCTTCAGAAACATGCTGCTTTCTTTGATCTCAATAAAGATGGTCTTATTTATCCATCAGAGACTTACCAAG CAATGCGTGAAATCGGTAGCGGGAGGATGTTAGCAACTGCAGCTGCGGTTTTCATCAATGGGGCCCTAAGTCAGGTCACTCGCCCT GGAAAACCCCCATCTCCACTTTTTCCAattgaagttaagaatatcaaaCTAGCCAAACATGGCAGTGACAGTGGAGTCTATGATAGTGAAGGAAGGTTTGTTgaatcaaaatttgaagaaattttCATCAAACATGCACATTCACATCCAAATGCTTTAACACAAGATGAGCTCGACGAGTTCATAAAATCAAACAGAGATCCTAAAGATACACATGGAAG TACTGGTGGCTTTGTTGAATGGAAAGTTCTTTACCAACTTGCAAAAGACAAGAATGGTTTACTTCAGAAAGAAACAATTCGTGGTGTTTTTGATGGAAGCTTGTTTGAAGTGCTAAAAAAAGAACATTCAAAGACAATTAATTCAACCAAGTTATAA